TCTACTTGAGCAGATATGACATTGGAAAAGTTAAAGAATTTTTTGAAAGAAATGAAAAATCACTCATACAAATCTGGCTTTTGCTTACAGGATTATTCTTTGCCACCGGCCTTAATAATTACTTTTTTTGTGTTCAATCCCATACAGATTGGTCCATTTTTCAGCGATGGAGCGATCTGGGCGTTTTTAAAATAGACTGGTATTTTATAGGTTATACTCCGGCGTTGCTGCTGGCAGGATCATTTTTTATTTTATTCATGGGTTTTCTATTGAACAAATACTGCAACAAGAGTGGTTTTCTGACCAAATTGTCTGGAGCCTCATTTTTAATATTTATTCTGCATTATCCCATATTTAATCTCACTCCAGATTGGATTTGGAAAAAATCGTTCATATTGTGCATTGTGGGAATAATAGCCGTCATTGGAGTAATTTCATGCTTCTATCTTCTCATCTCCAAATATGCTCCGCGGTTGTTGCCTTATTTGGCCAATGTCCGGAACTTCCCTAAAAGACAGTCATGACGATCATAAAAAAAATTGCCCTTTGTCTGTTGATAGGAGTGGTTTGCGTAGTGTGCGCATATCTTACCCTTTTTGCAAGGCGTGCAGAAATCGTATTTTTGGAAGAGGAGTATCCGGAAATGGGAGCGAAACGACTTGAGAAGCATGCAAGAGACAAACACATACTGGATGAATCGCCTGATGGAGCGATTATTGTGTGTGGTGACTCCCTGATGAATTTCTGGCTAAAAGATTCACCAGAGTCCTGGAAGCGTTTTATGGAACCTCTGGGATGCATCAATGTTGCGACGGCAGGGGATACCATTGGAAATTTGCGATGGCGTATTCATGATGGATTGTTTGATCTTGCCAGGCCTTCCGTAATTGTTCTTTGCATCGGCACCAACAATATTTCCATCAATACTCCGGATTGGCTGGTAATGAGAGGACTCAGAAGCCTTGTGCATGAATTGAAAGAGAAGTACGACGAGTCTATCCGTCTTGTTCTGATACCCCCTCTCAATGCCAAGGAAGAAACCTCGATGTGGAGGTTCCGGGAAAAAATGTTAAGCGAACCATGGGGGAGGAATATTTATGTTTGTCCCTTGTTCAAGGAATTGCAGGAGCCTGGGCAAACAAGAGCTGCAGATAGGTACATGGCCGACAATGTCCACTTGTCTCCTGCCGGTTATGAGCGTATTGCCGCTCCTTTATCACGGTTTGTCGAAAGTGTGAAAAAATCAGGAGAACCCTAAGTAAAGTGTTGCTCTTCTTCCCCTGTGGATGGCATGCAGATAAAAGCTGAAGCTCATAAGTCAGAGAATCTTTTATTTCAAGCATCTACCAGTTTTTTCCTCCTCTGTATTAGGAAAACTTGATAATAGAAACGAGAATACTTTTCAGGAAGACCATCCTTCTTCTCATTTTGCCGGGGAGAGTTTCTCCATGCTGAGAGGATCATGCCGGCAATGGATGCAACAGGAAAATAACGCCTCCTTCCAAATGGAAAAGAGGAAAGACGGCGTGGCGGAATCATCCGGTTTTTCCGGAATTCCGGCGTGGCTTTAATGCCTCTGCTTGTTTTTAATGCGGTTTTTAAGGTGGGCTTCTTCAAAAAGGCCGTCCATGTACAATCCTGTGGCTTGCGCCTTTCTGAGACTTTGGGCTGCATTTCTCAAAGAAGGCAGCGCCTCCTCATAGGATGGAACGCGTCCTTTCTTCAAGGGGGAGGCTTCCATGACGTGCCATCCCCATTTGCTTTTGACGAGCACAGGCGTGTTGTCAGGCAGGGAGGCAATGTCCAGATCCAAGGTTTCCGCAGTACGGGCCGGGTTGATCCAGCCCAGAGAGCCTCCGGCGGAAGCCGTCCGTTCATCTTCGCTGGTACTTTTGGCAAGCCGTTCGAAGGATTCTCCGGCCCGCAGGCGCGCCAACAGGGCTTCCGCCGCCTGCTTGACCTGATTGTCGTCCTTGTGCAGGGTGGAGAGGAAAATGTGCCTGGCCTGCCGCAAATCCGGCGTTTTAAGCCTGTCCTTGACCAGATTGTAGTAGATTTTCAGTTCTTCGTCGGTAGGGTCCGCAACCTTGATGGTTGCGCGGTAAAGCTGTTCCGTCTGCTTGAGGCGGGCGGCAATTTTCTGCCGGAGCTGCTCTTCGGTGAGTTTCTGGCCGTGGAGCATTTCCAGATATTTCTCCCTGTCGCCGTCAAAACGGGACTGGATTTGCTTTTCCGCCTGGGCGGCTTCCGCATTGCGGTTGGGGAGCTGCAAATCGTTGACCCGGGTTTTCAGGCGCAGGAGGGAGGAGCTGATGAGGTCATATCTGGCACGGGGGGCCAGCTCCTTCTGCACATCCAGTTCATGGGTGAGCGTCATGCCGTCTCCCATGTCCAGCACGGCGGGCTGGCGCAGAATGCCCAGCTCCGCAATTCTCCTGTTTAGCTGGTTGGCGGTAAGCGGTTCTCCGTAAACTTCCGCGATGCGTTCGGAATTGTCTCCGGGCGGTCCCGGCATGGGTTTCAGGTAGGCATCCATCCTGCCCGCCAGGAAGCCGTGCCAAATGAACAAGTCCCCCACCAGATAGAGCAGGAACGCTCCATAGATCACGAGCTTGAACGTGAATTTTCCGGTGGGGGACATAAGGGGCAAGGTACGACGGAGGATTAGTTTCCACCACCGGAATCCGCCAGACGGGCCGACTCGGGGGGCAGGAAGTTGCGGAACCTCTTCTTTTCAATGCTCTTCATGTAAGCTTCTTCCGGGGAAACGATGCCCTGCTGGAGCTTTTGCCAGATGGCGTCGTCCATGAATTGCATCCCCATGGATTTGCCGCCCACGATGACATCCGGAATCTTTTGCGTAGCGCCTTCGCGGATGATGGCGCCCACGGCGGGAGTGGCAAAGAGGATTTCATTGACGGCCACGCGTCCCGGCTTGTCACAGCGCTTCATCAGGAGCTGGGCCACGACGCCGCGGAGGGAACCCGCGAGCATGGTGCGCACCTGTGACTGCTGGTCGGAGGGGAAGACATCAATAATACGGTCAATGGTTTTACTGGCATTGTTGGTGTGCAGGGTTCCGAAGACCAGAAGGCCGGTTTCCGCGGCGGTGAGAGCCAGGGAGATGGTTTCCAGGTCGCGCATTTCACCCACGAGCACGATGTCGGAGTCTTCGCGGAGGGAAGCCCGCAAGCCGTCCGCGAAGGAAGGCGTCTGCAGGGGAACTTCCCTCTGGGTGACGATGGATTTTTTATTGGGGTGGACGAATTCGATAGGTTCCTCCACCGTGATGATATGCCGTGCCTGGTTGCTGTTGATGTAGTCGATGATGGCGGCCAGCGTGGTGGATTTACCGGAACCGGTGGGGCCGGTAACCAGCACCAGGCCGGACCTCATGTGGGCGAATTCCTTGACCACCGTCGGAACGCCCAGCTCTTCCAGCGTAGCGATTTTTGTGGGAATGAGACGGAAGACGGCGCCCAGTCCATGCTGCTGCTTGAAGTAGTTGCAGCGGAAGCGGGAAGTTTCGTCCATTTCATAGGCAAAGTCCAGATCGCCTTCTTCCAGGTATTTCTGGAATGCCTGCGGGTCGCAGATTTCCGAGAGCAGGGTCTTGAATGCCTGACCCTCTAGATTTTCGTCAGAAATGGCGGAAATGGTACCGTTGACACGGATTTTTGGGGGCTGGCCTTCGCTGAGGTGAAGGTCGGAGCCTCCGGATTCTACGAGATATTTGAAGTATTGGTCGATAACAGCCATAACAGGAATGTGTCAAAGTTAAAGGTTACTTGATGCCTAGGAAGGCTTTCATGATGGTTTTGTCTTCCGAGCGGAAGAGACAGTCGTCTGCGGTGATGAGCCCCGCCTGGTAAAGGGCCCTGAGTGAGTCGTCCATCAGAATCATGCCCTGGGCCTTTCCTGTCTGGATGCAGCCGGGAATCATGAAGGTCTTGCCTTCGCGGATGCAGTTGGCAATGGCGGGCGTGTTGACGAGCATTTCAATGGCGAGGGCGCGGCCGTTGCCGTCCGCCCTGGGAACGAGCTGCTGGGAAATGATGCCGCGCAGGGATTCACTGACCATGATGCGGATCTGGTCGCGCTGTTCCACCGGGAAGACGTCCAGCACACGGTCCACCGTGCGGGCTGCGGACCCCGTGTGCAGCGTGCCGAGCACCAGGTGGCCCGTTTCTGCGGCGGTGAGGGCCAGGGAAATGGTTTCCAGGTCGCGCATTTCACCCACCATGATGACGTCCGGGTCTTCACGGAGCGCGCCGCGCAGAGCCCGTGCGAAGGATTCCGTGTGTTTGTGCACTTCACGCTGGTTGACGTGGCAATTTTTGGAGGGAATGATGTATTCGATGGGGTCTTCAAGCGTGATGATGTGGTCGTGGCGGTCCTGGTTGATGAAGTCCACGATGGAGGCCAGCGTTGTTGATTTACCGGAACCCACGGAGCCCGTCACCAGAATGAGGCCGTTGGTGTAGCGGGTCAGAGGCACCACATAGTCCGTCGGCAGCCCGATTTCCTCCATGGTGCGGACTTTCGTGTTGATGATACGGAAGCAGATGTCGTAACCCAGGCGCTGCTTGACGACGGAGGCGCGGTAGCGGCCGAAGTCGTTGGCATAGGCAAAGTCCACGTCGCCGCGCTGCTGAAGGCGGTTCCATTCAGGCTCCTCCAGGAATCCCCGGGCCAGGATTTCCGTGTCCTTGGGAGTGAGGTTGGGGGCTTCTTCCCAGATGGGCAGAAGCTGGCCGAACCGGCGCCATGTGGGGCGGCTGTTGACGGCAAGGTGGATATCGGAACAGTCAAAGTCCTGTCCAAGCTTAAGATATCCGTCGACGTGGGGCAAAATGTATTCGCTCATGTTTTGAATGCAGCAAACTGATAAAGCTACATACTAGCGGAAAGGGGCCTTTTTTGACCAGCAAAAAATAAAAAGTCCTCCACTTTCGGAACCGCCGTAAAAATGGCGTTTTTCCTTTGCCGGGCAGGGAGCCGTCAATGGCTCCGGAATTTGAACAGGCTGAGGATTTTTTTGTTGGCCAGGTCAAACCCCAGCTTTTTCAGGGAGGGGAAGGCCAGGGTAATCAGGATTTCAATCATGAACCTGAATATGGAGGAATTGACCAGTCCTCCGGGCAGTCCGGACAGGCGCGGACGCGCCGGGGCCGGATGGCTCTTTTTTCCCATGAGCATTTTGATGAGCAGAATGCCTCCCACTGTGCCGACGATGGAGCCGATCACAGGAATGGACATGGCTCTTTTTTTCAGCTGCCGGAGATGGTCCGCCTGATGCTGCACCTTCTGGGTGAAAGCGTCGGTCTCATTGACGATATCCAGCCGGGAAGTGGCTACCTGCATCAGGAGTTCGAGCTTTTTTTGAGAGCCATTTGCAGACATGATAAATCCGTTTTAAGTTCTTCCGCCGTAGCGGGGGCGATGGGAGTAACGCGAATGCGGCTGAACATGGCCAGAGCAATGGCGGCAACCAAAATGTGGAACCCGGCCGTCACGGCAAGCCCTGCGATGATGTTCCAATAATAGGCCATGATCATGGTCAGCAGGCACCATACGAAGAGGTAGCCGAAGAAGGCCATGAAGGCGGCCAGCAGGAGCAGGGCCATTTTTTGGCCCAGCCGTTTGGACGCTTCTTCCAGCTCCAGCTTGAGCAGGCCGTACAAGGCTTCCAAATGGGAGAGTGCGGCCGCACCGGCTTCCCGGAGAGAACGCGCCATAGCCATCCCTTCCTCTTTTTCCTCCATGACCGGGGTGACGAAGGTGCGTTTGAATTTGTCGATCAGACCCATGGCACGAATTGGACGGAAGGGGAGGCGCCATGCGAGCGGGACGCATGGCGCGGGACAGATTAACGGCGGCGGATGAGGAGGCCGATCAGGAGACCCACGCCCATGGCGATGAGCATGGACTGGGTGGGCTTTTCCTTCACGTATTCTTCACTGGCTTCATGAAGATGCTTGGCCTTGTCGCGGATGACCACTCCCTTTTCCTGGGCGTAATCGCGGATGGTGCCCGCCTGTTCCGTGGCTGCCTTGCGTATTTGGTTTACTTTGGCCGCAGCGAAAGCCCGGGCCTGGTGAAATCTGGTAACGGCCATGTCGCGGGCGGAGGGGCAGGAGCAGCTGGCATCCGTTGCTGTTACGGTCGGTTCAAGTTCGGTTTGATTGTCTTGCATGATTGATTAGAGTGTTAAGGTTGAATTCCTGTTGAAAACATGTCGGCTTACATGTGTTCGCCTCTCACATTAGGGATTTTTAGCATTCTTCCCACTAATGGCAAGTGTGTAAAACGGCTTCATGCCGAATTGTGGGCCGTCGTCAGCGTCGGCTGCCGGAAAAACCTCCGCGCGGATCGGCCTTGATCTGTGGCTCATTCGGATTCCGGTAGCGGAGAATGCCGTAATCTCTCAGGTTGCGGATGAATTCCTGGGCGTTGGCGCGGAAGCGGGCGTCATAAAGCAGCAGGCCCAGGAAGCCCTGGTTCTTGCGTGCATCCGCCGTAACGGAGGCAATGTGGTCGGAAGCCTTGCGCAGGGCGGTGAGCGTGGAGGGAATTTCCTTGATGGCCGGGTCCAGTCCCTCCAGCCTGCTTTCCACTCCGTCAATGATCTTGCGGGCGTTCCGGATGGTTTCCTTCATGGCAGCCACAGATGTTCTGGTTTCTTCCATCAGGCCGGGGAGTTCCTTCCCTGTCTTGTCCATGTTCATCAGTACGCCCTTGACGTATTGAAGGTTTTCCTTGTCCAGAAGGCTTTCATTGATGATCTTGGTGGTCTGCGACAGGCCCTTGGCCGCCTCGCTGATGTTGAGAAGGGCTTCGTCAATATTGCCGGAATTCTTTTCTATCCGTTTCAGGATGGCCAGGATTTCTTCGCTGGCCACCACGGCATTGTTCTTGAGCTTGCTGATGTCGCTCTCTGCCTGCCCCATGATGGTTTCATGAGGCTGGATGTACTGGTCCGTGGGTGGGGAAGGGGGAACGATTTCAATGTACTTGTCTCCCAGAATATTCTGCATGTCTATGCGGAAGACGGAACCCACCTGGATTTTTACGCCGCGCTGGATGCTGGCTTCCAGCATCACTTCATTGCCGGAAGGCAGAAGTTCCGGAGCCTTGGTGACTTTTCCCACGGAAACGCCGCCCAGCCGTATCTGGGAGTCTTTGATGAGACCCGCCGAATCCTTGAAAATGATGTTGATGGGGTAAGTTTGTTCCTTGGTGGTTTTCAACCCTCCAAAGCCCAGAATGACCCCCAGGATCATGAGTATTCCGGCAATCAGGAAAATGCCTACCCATGTTTCCGGTTTAAGTTTTTGCTTCATGTTGTGATGGCGGTTTTTCTATTGGTTTCTTTCCCGTTCCGCGCGTTCCAGCAGAACCCGTTGAAAATTTTCATGCATTCCCGCCAGGGAGGCCCAGTCTTCCCCGGAATCCCCGTACAGGAACTTTTTCAGGACTGGATCTTCGGAATGCAGCAGTTCCTCCGGCGTGCCTGTCCAGTAAACTGTTCCCTCCCGGAGATAGACGATTTTGTCCGCAATGCGGATCACGCTGGGCATGTCATGGGAGACGATGACGGTGGTAATGCCCTTGTCCTTGCAGATCTGGCGGATCAGGAAGCTGATGCTGTCCGTGACGATGGGGTCCAGACCTGCCGTAGGTTCGTCATACAGGAGGCATTCCGGCGTCATGACGATGGCCCTGGCTACAGCCACGCGCTTGATCATGCCTCCGGAAAGGTTCGCGGGCATTTTTTCTTCCTGTCCTGAGAGTCCGACGGATTCAAGCGCCGCAGAAATCCGGGAATCCAGCTCTTCTTCATTTTTCAGCCCTGCTTCCTGCAGGGGAAAAGCTACGTTTTCCCCCACGCTGAGGGAGTCGAACAGGGCCCCCTGCTGGAACATGAATCCAATCTTGCTCCGGATTTCCCTTTTTACT
This genomic stretch from Akkermansia biwaensis harbors:
- a CDS encoding acyltransferase family protein, with the protein product MSHSLTGGSNVAFFMILSEYFMGKNISWDRCLSRFISLLVPFLFWNFIVSFEYDSVPYMHVSEYLCRLVGYQSLFVPDFNPLGVQVSIGQPFSTPTWFLRDLLLCFLATPILIKFRTFLIPFIVLAFCMNWPIVINSINATLSPFVLAEFSLGLYLSRYDIGKVKEFFERNEKSLIQIWLLLTGLFFATGLNNYFFCVQSHTDWSIFQRWSDLGVFKIDWYFIGYTPALLLAGSFFILFMGFLLNKYCNKSGFLTKLSGASFLIFILHYPIFNLTPDWIWKKSFILCIVGIIAVIGVISCFYLLISKYAPRLLPYLANVRNFPKRQS
- a CDS encoding SGNH/GDSL hydrolase family protein — encoded protein: MTIIKKIALCLLIGVVCVVCAYLTLFARRAEIVFLEEEYPEMGAKRLEKHARDKHILDESPDGAIIVCGDSLMNFWLKDSPESWKRFMEPLGCINVATAGDTIGNLRWRIHDGLFDLARPSVIVLCIGTNNISINTPDWLVMRGLRSLVHELKEKYDESIRLVLIPPLNAKEETSMWRFREKMLSEPWGRNIYVCPLFKELQEPGQTRAADRYMADNVHLSPAGYERIAAPLSRFVESVKKSGEP
- a CDS encoding peptidylprolyl isomerase, whose translation is MSPTGKFTFKLVIYGAFLLYLVGDLFIWHGFLAGRMDAYLKPMPGPPGDNSERIAEVYGEPLTANQLNRRIAELGILRQPAVLDMGDGMTLTHELDVQKELAPRARYDLISSSLLRLKTRVNDLQLPNRNAEAAQAEKQIQSRFDGDREKYLEMLHGQKLTEEQLRQKIAARLKQTEQLYRATIKVADPTDEELKIYYNLVKDRLKTPDLRQARHIFLSTLHKDDNQVKQAAEALLARLRAGESFERLAKSTSEDERTASAGGSLGWINPARTAETLDLDIASLPDNTPVLVKSKWGWHVMEASPLKKGRVPSYEEALPSLRNAAQSLRKAQATGLYMDGLFEEAHLKNRIKNKQRH
- a CDS encoding type IV pilus twitching motility protein PilT yields the protein MAVIDQYFKYLVESGGSDLHLSEGQPPKIRVNGTISAISDENLEGQAFKTLLSEICDPQAFQKYLEEGDLDFAYEMDETSRFRCNYFKQQHGLGAVFRLIPTKIATLEELGVPTVVKEFAHMRSGLVLVTGPTGSGKSTTLAAIIDYINSNQARHIITVEEPIEFVHPNKKSIVTQREVPLQTPSFADGLRASLREDSDIVLVGEMRDLETISLALTAAETGLLVFGTLHTNNASKTIDRIIDVFPSDQQSQVRTMLAGSLRGVVAQLLMKRCDKPGRVAVNEILFATPAVGAIIREGATQKIPDVIVGGKSMGMQFMDDAIWQKLQQGIVSPEEAYMKSIEKKRFRNFLPPESARLADSGGGN
- a CDS encoding type IV pilus twitching motility protein PilT translates to MSEYILPHVDGYLKLGQDFDCSDIHLAVNSRPTWRRFGQLLPIWEEAPNLTPKDTEILARGFLEEPEWNRLQQRGDVDFAYANDFGRYRASVVKQRLGYDICFRIINTKVRTMEEIGLPTDYVVPLTRYTNGLILVTGSVGSGKSTTLASIVDFINQDRHDHIITLEDPIEYIIPSKNCHVNQREVHKHTESFARALRGALREDPDVIMVGEMRDLETISLALTAAETGHLVLGTLHTGSAARTVDRVLDVFPVEQRDQIRIMVSESLRGIISQQLVPRADGNGRALAIEMLVNTPAIANCIREGKTFMIPGCIQTGKAQGMILMDDSLRALYQAGLITADDCLFRSEDKTIMKAFLGIK
- a CDS encoding phage holin family protein, whose amino-acid sequence is MGLIDKFKRTFVTPVMEEKEEGMAMARSLREAGAAALSHLEALYGLLKLELEEASKRLGQKMALLLLAAFMAFFGYLFVWCLLTMIMAYYWNIIAGLAVTAGFHILVAAIALAMFSRIRVTPIAPATAEELKTDLSCLQMALKKSSNS
- a CDS encoding DUF883 family protein — encoded protein: MQDNQTELEPTVTATDASCSCPSARDMAVTRFHQARAFAAAKVNQIRKAATEQAGTIRDYAQEKGVVIRDKAKHLHEASEEYVKEKPTQSMLIAMGVGLLIGLLIRRR
- a CDS encoding MlaD family protein; this translates as MKQKLKPETWVGIFLIAGILMILGVILGFGGLKTTKEQTYPINIIFKDSAGLIKDSQIRLGGVSVGKVTKAPELLPSGNEVMLEASIQRGVKIQVGSVFRIDMQNILGDKYIEIVPPSPPTDQYIQPHETIMGQAESDISKLKNNAVVASEEILAILKRIEKNSGNIDEALLNISEAAKGLSQTTKIINESLLDKENLQYVKGVLMNMDKTGKELPGLMEETRTSVAAMKETIRNARKIIDGVESRLEGLDPAIKEIPSTLTALRKASDHIASVTADARKNQGFLGLLLYDARFRANAQEFIRNLRDYGILRYRNPNEPQIKADPRGGFSGSRR
- a CDS encoding ABC transporter ATP-binding protein, translating into MQPFIRVSQLKQSFGAQEVLKGVSFDVDKGELLALIGGSGAGKSVILKHLDGLIDPLDGYVDIDGRRISNVPEKVKREIRSKIGFMFQQGALFDSLSVGENVAFPLQEAGLKNEEELDSRISAALESVGLSGQEEKMPANLSGGMIKRVAVARAIVMTPECLLYDEPTAGLDPIVTDSISFLIRQICKDKGITTVIVSHDMPSVIRIADKIVYLREGTVYWTGTPEELLHSEDPVLKKFLYGDSGEDWASLAGMHENFQRVLLERAERERNQ